The Nitrospirota bacterium genome includes the window GGGAATCTGTTTTTATAAATATGTTACAATAGTTTAAAATTAAGGAGTAGAAATATGACAGTTAAAAGTGAGTATCCGCACATAGTGCTTGATGAGGAAGAGGTTGCCTTAATAGAGGGTACCTCAATGAAGGTAACTGAATTGGTTGTGGAACGTTTGGCTTATGGATGGAGTCCCGAAGAATTACATCTCCAGCATTCCTATATAACATTAAGTCAGGTTCATGCAGCATTAGCCTACTACTGGGACCATGCTGAACAATTAGACAAGGAGATTTCCGCCAGACTTAAAAATGTTGAGGAACTTAGGGAATCTTCAAAGAGAGAACCCTCGCCTGTAATAGTTCGGCTTAGGGCACAGGGCCGTCTATAATGCCAATCCTACTTTATATGGATGTCCATGTTCCAAGGGCTATTACACTTGGACTACGCATGCGAAAGGTTGATGTACTTACTGCCCAGGAAGATGGGGCTGATAGGTTATCTGATCCTGAACTTCTGGATCAGGCAACTATGAAACACCGTGTATTGTTCACCTTTGATGATGATCTTCTGATTGAAGCGGCCAGGAGGCAACAAGAAAACCATCAGTTTAGTGGAATTATTTATGCCCATCCATTACGCATTTCTATTGGCCAGTGTATACAAGACATGGAATTGATTGCTAAGGCCGGTGAGCCTCAGGATTTACAAAACCGTGTTGAGTTTATTCCCTTTTAATTTCCACGTGTCGTTATGAGCAAAATGAGACTGTTAGAA containing:
- a CDS encoding DUF433 domain-containing protein, with the translated sequence MTVKSEYPHIVLDEEEVALIEGTSMKVTELVVERLAYGWSPEELHLQHSYITLSQVHAALAYYWDHAEQLDKEISARLKNVEELRESSKREPSPVIVRLRAQGRL
- a CDS encoding DUF5615 family PIN-like protein, whose amino-acid sequence is MPILLYMDVHVPRAITLGLRMRKVDVLTAQEDGADRLSDPELLDQATMKHRVLFTFDDDLLIEAARRQQENHQFSGIIYAHPLRISIGQCIQDMELIAKAGEPQDLQNRVEFIPF